The Erythrobacter sp. SDW2 region CATCCGCAGACGCTGCACGACTTTGTCCACGAGGAGCTCGACCTCGACGCTTCACAGAGGGAGCGGCTCGAGCGGCTCGAGGCGCGGTTCACCGTCGAGCGAAATGAACTTGAACACTCCCTTCGCGCAGCTAATGCCAGGCTCGCGGTCGCCATGGACGAGGAGCACGAATACGGCCCCAAGGTAGCCGCAGCCATCGACGATGTGCACGGTCGCATGGGCGATCTACAGAAGGCCACAGTTGGCCATGTTTTCGCGATGCGCGCTCTGCTGAAACCCGAGCAGAAGGCGCGGTTTGATCGTCAGGTTTCCTTGTCGCTGACCGGCGAAGCCGACGAATGACCATTCGTGCAGGGGCTCGACGACACTATTGAATCCGGCCTCGTCGAAAAGGTCAGGGCTGGTAACAGGACGGCATTCGGCCGGCTTGTCGAACCCCATTTGCCGCGACTGCTTGGGCTCGCCCGCCGAATGCTTGGATCTTCGGAAGAGGCCGAGGACGCTCTGCAGACTGCTCTTGCATCAACATGGGTAGCTCGAGCCAAGCTGGACCCCGCCAAACCGATTGCGGCTTATCTTACGACCGTAACACTCAACAAATGCCGCGATAGGCTCCGGCGACGCAAGGTCTCACAATTTTTGGGCATTGGATCGTTCGATCCGGAGATTCCGATTGCCTCTGACGAGCCAGGCACCGAAACCCTGGTTGCCGACCGGCAAATGCTCCATGAAGTCTCACGGGCAATCGAAAGGTTACCAGTCCGACTACGTGAAGCGCTGGTCCTGGTCGCCGTGGAAGGACGAAGCCACCGCGAGGTTTCGCAGTTACTTGGCGTGACGGAGAAGACGGTCGAAACGCGCGTGTACCGTGCCCGTCAGCGCCTGCGCGAAAAAAACTCGGATATGTTTGAGGCCTAATCGCAGTTCATGCGTAAGGCTGGGTATGAGCAACACGAAACGCACTCAACAATTTGCTTTTGACCGCCGCAGATTTCTGACCCGTAGCGCCCAAGCCGCGACGTTTATGGGGCTAGCGCACACCGTCCCGGCATGGGCCCGAGGAGGTGATCTGCACAACGGGGCGATCCGCCCCGGCTTCGACGAAGTGTCGGGCCGCGACATCGCACTGACGATCGGCGAAGGGCCTCGCGTCGTGCAGGGCCGCCGCGGACACGCTGTTGCCGTCAACGGTAGCGTGCCGGGTCCGCTGGTTCGCCTCCAGGAAGGTCAGCCGGTTCGGATCGCGGTCACGAACACGCTCGACGAAGACAGCTCGATCCACTGGCACGGGCTGCTTCTGCCATTCCAGTACGACGGCGTACCGGGTGTCAGCTTTCCCGGCATCAAACCTGGAGAGACTTTCGTCTATGACATCCCCGCGCTGCGACAGAGCGGCACCTACTGGTGGCATAGTCACTCGGGGTTGCAGGAGCAGGCCGGGCACTACGGCCCGATCGTGGTTGAACCCGCCGGGGCGGACCCCGTGCAAACGGACCGCGACTATGTTCTACTCCTGAGCGACTTCACGCCTCTTCACCCCCATACGATCATGGACAAGCTGAAGAAGGGCGAAGGCTACTTCAATTACCAGCAGAACACCTGGACCGACGACTATCCGCTGTCGGGCGAGGACCGCCGGATGTGGGCGCGTATGCGCATGATGGCGACCGACATCCTCGACGTGACCGGCTCGACCTACACCTATCTCGCCAACGGGCGCGGCCCGGAAGAGGGTCTGGAGTTCCTGTTCAACCCTGGAGAACGGGTACGGCTGCGCGTCATCAATGGCAGCGCGATGACCTTCTTCAACGTCCGCATTCCCGGCGTGAAATTCTGGGTGGTCGGCGCCGACGGCCAGAACGTGCGCCCGATCGAGGTCGAGGAGTTCCAGATCGGCACGGCGGAGACCTACGACATCGTCGTCGAGCCGACCGGCGAAGCCCGCACGATCGTCGCCGAAAGCATGGATCGGTCAGGCATGGCCGTAGCTACCTTGGCATCCCGCCCCGGCGCGCGGGCAACCGTGCCGCCCCTGCGCGATCCGCCGCTGCTGACGATGGCGGACATGGGTATGAATCACGGGTCGGGCGGGATGGACCATGGCGGCGGCGACATGGCCGGCATGGATCATTCGGCCATGGGCCATGACATGCCGTCGCAGGGTGGGACTGCCGAGCCGATGGCCGGGATGGATATGAGCGGCATGAACATGCGAGACACGTCCTTGCTGCCGCCCAGCGTGAAGGTCGGCCCCGGAATCGACATGGTGTCGATGAACCCCGTCGATCGAATGGGCGATCCGGGCCTTGGCCTGGACAACGTTCCGCACAAGGTTCTCAACTACAAGGATCTCGTGGCGCTCGAACCGAACGACGATCTGCGCCGCCCGTCACGGAGCATGGAAATTCACCTGACCGGCAATATGGAGCGCTACATGTGGTCGTTCGACGGCAAGAAGTTCACCGCCGTCAGCGACGATCCAATCCGCTTCGCCTATAACGAGCGAGTCCGGGTCAAACTCGTCAACGACACGATGATGGCGCACCCGATCCACCTGCACGGCCATTTCTTCGAACTGGTCAACGGCGCGCCTGCCGATCGCCAGCCGCAGAAGCACACGGTGATCGTCCAGCCCGGCGGCAGCGCGACCTTCGACCTCACCGCCGACGAACAGGGCGACTGGGCCTTCCACTGCCATCTGCTCTACCACATGCATTCGGGCATGTTTCAGATCGTGACCGTCGCCAAGCCGCCTTCGGCACCCGATGTGAAGCGGGTGGGAGAAGACTGATGCGCCTGGTCGTCGCCATGCTCCTCGCGAGCGCCGCAACTCCCGCTATCGCACAGGACCATTCAGGTCACGCGCTGCCTAGCGCGCAATCGCCAGCCCAGACCGAATGCGAACAGGAAGCCGCACGCCATCGCGCCATGGGCCATCCGGTGCCCGAGGGGGCTTGTGAGCCTGCCACGCCACCGGGGGAACCAGTCTCCGCCGATCGGCACGAGGGCCATTCTGGCATGGATCATTCGCAGATGGACCACGCTCAAATGGAAGGAATGGACCATTCCGCCATGGACCATTCGGCGATGGATCATAGCGAGATGCCGGCGATGGAACATTCCAATATGGAAAGCATGGACCACGCGGCGATGGGCCATGAAGGGATGCAATCGTCCGGCCAAGCGCCGATGGACCATCAGACGATGGACCATGGAGACATGGACCACGGAGCCATGGACCATGGCACGATGGACATGACACCCATCCCACAAGGACCGCCTCCGGCAGCGGCGGGATCGGGACCGCCCCGCGCCGCCGACGCGATCTGGGGCGCCGAAGCGATGCGCGCCTCGCGCGATGCTCTGCGCGCCGAGAACGGCGGGATGAACGTGTTCTGGTTCCAGGGCGATCGGGCTGAGTATCGCGCACGGGAAGGTGGCGATGGTTACTTGTGGGACGTGCAAGGCTATTACGGCGGCGACCTCGACAAATTCTGGTTCAAGAGCGAGGGCGAAGGTACCTTCGGAGAGAAGCCCGAGTCCGCCGAAATCCAAGGCCTTTGGAGCCACGCGATCGGTCCTTGGTGGGACCTGCAGGCTGGTGTTCGACAGGACCTGACCGGTCCCGAACGCACCCATGCCGTCATCGGCGTGCAGGGACTTGCACCTTATATGTTCGAGATCGACGCGGCCGCGTTCCTGTCCACCAAAGGCGATCTGACGGCACGTGTGGAAGCCGAACTAGACCAGCGCATTACCCAGCGCCTGATCCTCCAACCGCGCGCCGAAGTGAACCTGTCAGCGCAGGACATTCCCGAACTGGGTGTCGGAGCAGGTCTCGAATCGGTCGAACTCGGACTGCGGCTGCGCTACGAATTCGCGCGTGAATTCGCGCCCTATGTCGGCGTTGAACAGGAATGGAAGGTGGGCCAAAGCGCCGACTATGCCCGCATTGCGGGCGAGGATCCGAGCGTGACCAACTACGTTGTGGGCGTCCGATTCTGGTTTTGAACACCGCCGCTTAGTGTGGGCGAATGGCGGGCCTTCATTTTTGATGTGTTCAATTTAGGACAGCTAATGAACATCCTATTTGGATGATCACGTAGCTTTTTTGGGACTCAACATTGGTTCTGCGGCTACTGAAGTCAGGGCGGGATCAATGTACGCCTTGCACCTCATTTCGGTCTTCTGAGACTGCATCCAATGACGTCCAAAGCCGACCCTCCGCCAGTCATTGTCAACGCATGGGGCGCGCGAGGCTTTCGAGAATGCGACACTCGCCTACACTGTCCGAACGGCAGGAATGAAGAAGCTGCCCAAGCTCGCCATGGAGTGACTGCAAATCTAAGATCTTGCGTTCGACATCCTCGAGATGATCCCGCACGATTTGATCAACATCTTCGCAGGGCTTGTCGTCGTGATCGGAAAGCATGAGCAATTCTTTCACTTGCACCATGTTGAATCCCAAGCCTCTAGCCCTACGCACGAAAGTCAGGGTAGCCAAATGGCTGTCGGAATAATCACGGTAGTTACTATCAGTCCTGTCGGCGACGGGCAGAACACCTTCACGCTCATAATAGCGGATGGTTTCCGCCTTGGTGCCGGTGGCTTTGGCGAGTTCTCCGATACGCATCGCTTGACCTTGTAGTTGCTACAAGGTGCATATGTGCTTGCGACTCGAATGTTGCAAGGAGAGCCGCATGGCCAAGTCCTGCTGCCAGACACCGGAACCCGATACCGCTGCGCACAATGAGCCGCGCTGGCGCCGCGCCCTTTGGATCGCGCTCATCGCGAACGCAGCCATGTTCATAGTCGAAATGGTAACGGGTATCGCTGCCGATTCCCGCTCCCTTCAGGCCGACGCGCTCGATTTCTTCGGCGATGCAGCGAACTATGCGATCAGCCTGGGCGTTGCCGGGATGGCGCTCGCATGGCGGGCGAAAGCTGCTCTGATAAAGGCAGCAACCATGCTCGCCTTCGGTATCTGGGTGATCGGCTACGCCATCTATGGCTTCATAGCAGGTGCCGATCCGGAGCCTTCGACGATGGGAATAGTCGGCACGCTGGCGTTGGCGACCAACGTAATCGTCGCACTTATGCTTTTCCGCTTCCGCGAGGGCGATGCGAACATGCGGTCGGTCTGGATTTGCTCGCGCAACGACGCCATCGGGAACATCGCGGTTCTCGGGGCCGCTCTCGGCGTTTTCGGAACGGGTCAGGCATGGCCCGACCTGCTGGTCGCCTCGATCATGGCCGGACTGGCGTTCTGGGGAAGCATCGAGGTATTCGGGCAGGCGCGGCGGGAGCTGGCCCATGAATAGCAATACCATCAGTAGCAGGAATGCATTCCTCGCAGAAGAATACCGACGCGCAGCGAAGGCCGCGAAGGAGCAGAATTTCGAGGAAGCCTGGCACCATCTCGAGCGCGCCCACGTGGTCGCTCAAGACCGTTTCGGACCGCACTGCGTCGCGCATTTGCGCATGCTGCGGCTTGCCTGGAGAGTAGGAGACTGGCGGGAGGTCCGCGGTCAGATGTTCAGGCTTGCGCTCGCTCCCCTGGGTAACGCTACAGGAAAGCTGCCGGTCGGAAACACCGGCCGTTCCAATGTCAGTGCTTTCACCCGGATGGAAATAGAGCCGGAGATCAGACGCGTGCTCGGTCTATCGCCAACTCGAAATGATTGCTCATCAAAGAAAAGCGTTTGGTAGAGTGGGCGATATTGTCATGACATCACATTTCGTCATTCAAGATTGTTCTTCCTTGGTGAAGCTCGCGCTGCTACCGGACACCCGATGACCCGGTTCTTCGCCCGTTCTCCGTTGCTACGGCTTATCACGCTGTGCACCGCGCTCGGTGTCCTATGGGCACCGGTGGCGGAAGCGGCCGAATGCGCGGGAGAGCCCTCGGTAGCATCCCAACTCGAGCAGCACGACGAGCCCGGCGATGATGACCGTGGCCCGGAGAAGCACGGCGCATGTGCGCATGGCCATTGCCATCATGCTTCGCAGGCCGTCGGACGGTCGTCTGACGCCGTCACCTTGGGCTCGGTGATGAGCGGCCTACGCGCTGGCGACCAGCCCTCGTTCGCGTCCAATCTGACCGAACTGGCAACGCCCCCTCCTCGCGGCTGACGTTCGCCGCGCGTCGGACCTGTTTTCCGACGCTAACTGAACGTCACCAAAGGAATACCCATCAATGTTCGCCATATCGTGGCGAGCAGCCCCCGTCTGGGGGCTGATACTCGCCCTGTCCACGGGACCTGCCAGCGCGCAGGACCCGCGTGTCGTCACGCTCGACGACGCCCTCGAACTCAGCGGGGTCGCCGCTGAGGCCGATACCGCCACCACCAACCCTCGCCTCGTGGGTCCCCGCGCGGAATCCGAGGCGGCAGCGGCGCTTGTCGATCAGGCTCGCCTCCGGCCTAATCCCGAAGTGTCCTTCGAGGTCGAGAACCTCGCTGGCAGCGGGGCTTTTTCCGGCCTTCAGGCGACCGAGTATACACTCTCTGTAGGACAGCGTCTCGAACTAGGCGGCAAACGCTCCGCCCGTGTCAGTGCGGCTGAAGCCCAGGCGGGACTCGCATCCCTCAGGGCCGATCTGACCACGGTCGAACTCGGCCAACTGGTGCGCGAGCGATACCTCACGGCTGTTGCCGCAGCTGCCAGGGTCGAACTTGCGCAGGATGTGGTCGCGCGCAATGAAGAACTGGCGCGTATAGCTGGCGTCCTTGTGGAAGTCGGCCGCGAGCCGCCTCTGCGCGCGCTGAGAGCGGATGCAGCCCTCGCCGAAGCGCGCGCACATCTGGTCGAGGCCGAGGCGGAGAGCCTGTCGGCTCGAACTGCGCTCGCCGCTCTATGGGCGGGCGGTGAAGCGCCCTTCGTTCCAGCTGAATTTCCGAATGTTCTCCCGCCCGCCTCACTTATGGCCGATGCGACGGAAAGTCTGACCTACAGGGTCGCGCGTGCCGAAAGCACGGCTGCTGCGGCGGAAATTGAGCGGCAGCGAACTCTGCGTATTCCGGATCCGACAGTCTCCGCGGGCGTGCGGCGCTTCGGGGAAAGCGGCGATAACGCCTTCCTCGTCGGTGTTTCGATCCCGCTTCCCTTTCGGGATCGCAACCAGGGCAACGTTGCGGCTGCCGAGGCTCGGTTGCGGGCAGCGAACGCTCGCGAAGCCGTAGCCCTCGCGGACTACGAGCAGGCGGTCGCCAGCGCCCGCGCAAGGTATCTTGGTGCCGAAGCGCGCGTCGAGACCCTGTCGCGGACATCGCTCCCGCAGGCGGAGGAGGCGCTACGCCTCGTGAGCATCGGATATCGCAACGGACGTTTCCCCCTGATCGAAGTTCTCGCTGCCGCCGAGGCGCGCGACACGATCCGCGAGGCGCTCATCGCCGCCCGCGAACAGAGGGGCCTGGCCGCAGCCGAACTGATCGGGCTGGCCGCACAATGAAAGATACATCCATGATACGCAGAAATCTGGCGATCCTCGTCGGTATCGTAATCGCGATCGGCGCGCTGACGCTGATCTTCTGGCCGACCGCCAAAGACGACGACCATACGGAGGAGGAAGCGGAGGCGGAGACACCCGAGGGGGTGGTCACACTGAGCGAGGAGCAGATCAGCGAGGCCGCGATACAGCTGACCGCCGTGCGGTCTGGCGCCGCTGTCGAGCTCGTCTTCCCGGCGACCGTCGCTGCAAGCCCCACCGCTTCCGCGCGGATCGACGCCCGTGCTTCTGGCGTCGTTCGCTCGGTGGGCAAGACGCTCGGCGACTATGTGTCGCGCGGGGAAACCGTCGCCCGCATCGAAAGCGCGGACGCTGCGGCTCTCGCCTCGCAGCTCAGTGCCGCGCGTGCGCGGGTGGGCGAGCTGTCGGCCGCCTACGAACGCGAACGGCGGTTGTTCGAAGCAAACGTCACCGCCCGCCAGGACCTGGAAGCCGCGCAGGCCAATCTCAGCGTAGCGCGTTCGGAACTGCAACGGGCGCAGGCGGCAGTAGCAGCAGCCGGTGTCAGCGGTGATGGGCGATCGCTGGCAGTCACCTCTCCTCTGGCCGGCAGAATCACCGCGGCACCCATTGTGCTCGGAGCCTTCGTGAACGCCGGCGAGGAGCTTTACAGCGTGGTCGATCCGAACGGGCTTCAGATCGAGGTGGCGCTCCCTTCCGCTGAAGCCTCCCGCATCCAGCCTGGTGACGAGGCCGTGCTGGTCGTCGGCGATGGCCGCGAAATTGGCGCCCGGGTGCGTTCGGTCACGCCTTCTCTCGATCCGGAAAGCCGCAGTGCCACTGCGGTCCTGTCGTTGTCGCGCGGTATTCCTGGCCTTCAGCCGGGCGCGTTTCTCCAGGCGCGGATCAGACCTTCGGGTGAGATCGACCGCGACCGCATCGCGGTGCCGGAGGACGCTATCCAGGTGGTCGAGGGGCGCGATGTCGTTTTTGTCCGGACGAAGACCGGGTTCCAGGCCCGCGAGGTCCAAGTCGGAACTCGGTCTGCGGGCATGGTGACAATTCTCTCCGGCCTCCAGGAGGGATGGCGGATCGCTGTCGCCAACGCCTTCCTGCTCAAGGCCGAACTCGGGAAGGAGGGCGCCGAACATGGTCACTGAGACACGGCCCACGCCCGAGGTGGGAAACCACACCGGTTCGGCCAGCCATCGCCACGGTTTGATCGGGGCTATCCTCGACATCGCCGTGCGGTTCCGCTGGGCGGTCATCGTCCTCACCGTCTTCGCCGCGATCTACGGCGCCATGAACCTTTTGCGCCTGCCGATCGATGCGGTGCCGGACATCACCAACACGCAGGTGCAGATCAACACCAGCGCGCCCGCGCTCTCCCCGTCGCAGGTGGAGACGCAGGTGACATTCCCCATCGAGACCGGGCTTGCCGGGATCGAGGGGCTCGAGATGACCCGCTCGATCTCGCGCAACGGCTTCAGCCAGGTCACGGCGATCTTCGAAGAAGGCACCGATATCTACTTCGCGCGCCAACAGGTGAACGAACGGCTCGCCCCGATCGGTGCCTCGCTGCCGGAAGGAGCGGAGCCCACGATGGGACCGATCTCGACGGGCCTGGGCGAAGTGCTCATGTATACGATCGAATACGAGTACCCGGGAGGTCGCGATGCGCCCAAGGGTGGTCGAACCGGCTGGCAGCCGGACGGGAGCTTCATCACCGAACGCGGCGAGCGCCTCGACACCGAAGTCGCCAAGGCAGCCTATCTTCGCACGGTGCAGGACTGGGTCGTTGCACCGCTCATGCGCTCAATCGATGGCGTCGCAGGCGTGGACTCGATCGGTGGCTACGAGAAGCAGTTCCTGGTCCAGCCCGATCCCGCCCGGCTGACCGGCTACGGCCTGTCGTTCGACACCCTGATCGATGCTCTGGAAGCGGCGAACCTTGCTGAGGGCGCCAATTTCGTCGATCGCGCCGGAGAGGCTCTGCTCGTCCGCGTCGATGCGCGGCTTGGAGGCACGCAAGATATCGAACAGGCGGTCGTCGCGACCCGCGAGGGCGTTCCGATCCGGATCGGAGATGTCGCCTCGGTTCGCATCGGCGGCGACCTCAGAACCGGTGCTGCCTCGCTCAATGGCGAGGAGGCGGTTGTGGGTACGGTCCTCATGCGCAGCGGCGAGAACAGCCGCACCGTGGCCGCCGCCTCGGCCGAACGACTGGAAGAAGTTCGCGCCTCGCTCCCTGCCGGAGTGGTCGCCGAAATCGTCTACAACCGCTCGTCGCTCGTCGATGCGACTATTGCAACCGTTGAAAAGAACCTCGTCGAGGGCGCGCTCCTGGTTATCGCAGTCCTGTTCCTGATGCTCGGCAATATCCGGGCAGCGATCATCGCCGCATTGGTCATTCCGGTATCCATGCTGATGGCCGCCGTGGGAATGGACAGGCTTGGAGTGTCGGGCAATCTGATGAGCCTCGGGGCACTTGACTTCGGCCTCATCGTCGATGGCGCGGTCATCATCGTCGAGAACAGCGTCGCGCGGCTCGCTGCGAGGCAGCACCACGAAGGCAGACTGCTCAGCCTCGGCGAGCGGCTGACCGAGACGCGGCTGGCGGCACAGGAGATGATCAGGCCGACCGTCTACGGCCAGGCGATCATCCTCTTGGTCTATGCGCCGCTTCTCACCTTCACTGGTGTCGAGGGCAAGACGTTCTCGCCCATGGCCATCACGGTCATGCTGGCGCTCGCCTCCGCCTTCGTGCTGTCGCTGACCTTTGTCCCGGCGATGATCGCGGTGCTCCTCAATCGCAAGCTGACCGAGAAGGAGGTCAAGCCGGTCCGGATCGCGAAGGAACGCTATGGCCCGGCCCTGCGCCGTGCCATCGCACGCCCATGGCCGGTGATCGGAGCGGGTGCCGGGCTGTTTGCCGTAGCAGCTTTGATGTTTACCTTTCTCGGCAGCGAGTTCACGCCCCAGCTCGACGAGCGGGACATCGCGGTTCAGTCGCTGCGGATACCGTCGACCTCGCTCGAACGCTCGCTCGCCATGCAGAGACAGGTGGAGGACAAGCTCGAGGCCTTCCCACAAGTAGAACTGGTTTTCTCGCGCACCGGCACGGCCGAGGTCGCGAGCGATCCGATGCCGCCGAACGCGTCCGATGCCTACGTCATCCTGAAGCCGCGCGAGGAGTGGCCCGATCCCGACCTGTCGAAGGACGAACTTGTCGCCGAGATGGAGGAATCGCTCAGCGGTCTGGTCGGCAACCTCTACGAGTTCAGCCAACCCATCGAACTGCGCTTCAACGAGCTGATCGCGGGTGTTCGCGGCGACGTGGCGGTCAAGCTCTACGGAGACGACCTCACGGCGCTGACCCGGTCAGCCGGAGAAGTGGCCGGGGTGCTTCGCGGCGTCGAGGGTGCTGCCGACGTCAAGGTCCAGCAGGTCACCGGCTTCCCCACGCTCGACATCGCCTTCGATCGACCGACGATTGCCCGCTATGGTCTGACCGTGGAGGAGGTCGCGCAGTCTGTGGCCATCGCGCTGGGCGGCCGCCCTGCGGGACTGGTGTTTGAGGGTGACCGCCGGTTCGATGTCGTCGTGCGGCTCGCCGATGCGACCCGGGACGATTTCGATCAGCTCGGCGCTCTTCCCATAGTGCTCGAAAACGGGGTCACCGTTCCCCTTCGCACGCTGGCGGATTTCCAGGTAGTCGACGGCCTCGCCGAGGTCCGGCGCGAGCAGGGTCGCCGGCTGGTGATCGTGTCGGCGAACGTGCGCGAGCGCGATCTCGGCTCGTTTGTCGAGGAGGCCCGGGCGGGCGTCTCCGAGAACGTCAATCTGCCGGCTGCCTCCTTCATCGAATGGGGCGGACAATACCAGAACCTCCAGGCCGCGCAGGCGAGGCTCGGGCTCGTCGTTCCGGTCTGCTTCGCGCTGGTCTTGCTGCTGCTGTTCATGGCGCTGGGCGGGTGGGTTCCGGCACTCGCGGTGTTCAGCGCGATACCGATGGCGCTGGCAGGCGGAGTGTTCGCGCTTGCCTTGCGGGGGATGCCGTTCTCGGTGTCCGCCGCGGTGGGCTTCATCGCTCTTTCGGGTGTCGCGGTGCTGAATGGCCTCGTGATGATGACGGCAATCCGACAGCGCCTCGACAAGGGAATGTCGCTCGATGACGCGATCTGTGACGGTGCGCTGGCAAGACTGCGGCCAGTGCTGATGACTGCGCTGGTGGCTTCGCTCGGCTTCGTGCCCATGGCCATCGCGACTGGAACCGGCGCCGAAGTGCAGCGTCCGTTGGCTACGGTCGTGATCGGCGGATTGATCACCGCGACCGCGCTTACGCTCTTCGTCCTTCCCGCCATTGCCAGGCTGGTGCTGCGGGAGAACGGTCAAGATGTCGGATGGCGAGAAAAATGGCGAGCGATGCTCCGGCTCAACCTGACCCGCGATGAGCGCCGCGAATATCCCACTGGGGAGATCTGAATTTATGGCTGACAATCACGATCACGCGCATGGGGCTGCCAAGCTTTTCGGCCTGCCCGTAGAGCTGGCCTTCGCACTCCTTTCCGGCATCACGCTGGCCGTGGGGTTCGCGGTGGAAAAGCTGGTGCCCGCCGCGCCGGACTGGTTGCCTCTCGCAGGGTATGGTGCCGCCTACTTTTTCGGCGGACTGTTCACGCTGCGCGAAGCAGTCGAGAATGCGCTGGCGCGCCAGTTCAAGATTGACTCGCTCATGCTCGTCGCGGCGGCGGGCGCGGCGATCCTGGGCGAGTTCGCGGAAGGTGCACTGCTGCTGTTCCTGTTCAGCCTGGGTCATGCGCTAGAAAGTTTCGCCATGGGCCGCGCGAAGCGCGCGATCGACGCGCTGGCCGAACTTGCACCCGAACGCGCGACCGTGCTGCGCGACGGATCGCCGGTCGATGTCGCAGTCGAGGAACTTGTCGTCGGCGACGTCGTGCTGGTCCGTCCCAACGAGCGCCTGCCTGCCGATGGTTTCATCATCAAGGGTCAGTCTGCCATCAATCAGGCACCCGTGACCGGCGAGAGCATTCCGGTCGACAAACGTCCGGTTGAGGATCGTGCCGCAGCGCGCACGGCTGCCGGCGCCGTCGATGCCGTCTCGCGCGCCTTTGCCGGGACCATCAATGGCAGCGGCGCGCTGGAAATCGAGGTGACGCGTAAATCGAACGAAAGCACGCTCAGCAAGGTTGCCGCGCTGGTGGCTGCAGCGGAAACCGAACGCTCGCCCACCCAGCGGATGACCGACAAGTTTGAACGCGTATTTGTCCCTCTCGTGCTACTGCTGGTCGCGCTGTTGCTCTGTGCGCCGCTGGTGATCGACGAGCCTTTCAGC contains the following coding sequences:
- a CDS encoding periplasmic heavy metal sensor — protein: MKISAFQFAIAALLALAAGCIGAFAIGEWRGVAHPQTLHDFVHEELDLDASQRERLERLEARFTVERNELEHSLRAANARLAVAMDEEHEYGPKVAAAIDDVHGRMGDLQKATVGHVFAMRALLKPEQKARFDRQVSLSLTGEADE
- a CDS encoding RNA polymerase sigma factor; this translates as MQGLDDTIESGLVEKVRAGNRTAFGRLVEPHLPRLLGLARRMLGSSEEAEDALQTALASTWVARAKLDPAKPIAAYLTTVTLNKCRDRLRRRKVSQFLGIGSFDPEIPIASDEPGTETLVADRQMLHEVSRAIERLPVRLREALVLVAVEGRSHREVSQLLGVTEKTVETRVYRARQRLREKNSDMFEA
- a CDS encoding copper resistance system multicopper oxidase yields the protein MGLAHTVPAWARGGDLHNGAIRPGFDEVSGRDIALTIGEGPRVVQGRRGHAVAVNGSVPGPLVRLQEGQPVRIAVTNTLDEDSSIHWHGLLLPFQYDGVPGVSFPGIKPGETFVYDIPALRQSGTYWWHSHSGLQEQAGHYGPIVVEPAGADPVQTDRDYVLLLSDFTPLHPHTIMDKLKKGEGYFNYQQNTWTDDYPLSGEDRRMWARMRMMATDILDVTGSTYTYLANGRGPEEGLEFLFNPGERVRLRVINGSAMTFFNVRIPGVKFWVVGADGQNVRPIEVEEFQIGTAETYDIVVEPTGEARTIVAESMDRSGMAVATLASRPGARATVPPLRDPPLLTMADMGMNHGSGGMDHGGGDMAGMDHSAMGHDMPSQGGTAEPMAGMDMSGMNMRDTSLLPPSVKVGPGIDMVSMNPVDRMGDPGLGLDNVPHKVLNYKDLVALEPNDDLRRPSRSMEIHLTGNMERYMWSFDGKKFTAVSDDPIRFAYNERVRVKLVNDTMMAHPIHLHGHFFELVNGAPADRQPQKHTVIVQPGGSATFDLTADEQGDWAFHCHLLYHMHSGMFQIVTVAKPPSAPDVKRVGED
- a CDS encoding copper resistance protein B; translated protein: MRLVVAMLLASAATPAIAQDHSGHALPSAQSPAQTECEQEAARHRAMGHPVPEGACEPATPPGEPVSADRHEGHSGMDHSQMDHAQMEGMDHSAMDHSAMDHSEMPAMEHSNMESMDHAAMGHEGMQSSGQAPMDHQTMDHGDMDHGAMDHGTMDMTPIPQGPPPAAAGSGPPRAADAIWGAEAMRASRDALRAENGGMNVFWFQGDRAEYRAREGGDGYLWDVQGYYGGDLDKFWFKSEGEGTFGEKPESAEIQGLWSHAIGPWWDLQAGVRQDLTGPERTHAVIGVQGLAPYMFEIDAAAFLSTKGDLTARVEAELDQRITQRLILQPRAEVNLSAQDIPELGVGAGLESVELGLRLRYEFAREFAPYVGVEQEWKVGQSADYARIAGEDPSVTNYVVGVRFWF
- a CDS encoding helix-turn-helix domain-containing protein translates to MRIGELAKATGTKAETIRYYEREGVLPVADRTDSNYRDYSDSHLATLTFVRRARGLGFNMVQVKELLMLSDHDDKPCEDVDQIVRDHLEDVERKILDLQSLHGELGQLLHSCRSDSVGECRILESLARPMR
- a CDS encoding cation transporter, encoding MAKSCCQTPEPDTAAHNEPRWRRALWIALIANAAMFIVEMVTGIAADSRSLQADALDFFGDAANYAISLGVAGMALAWRAKAALIKAATMLAFGIWVIGYAIYGFIAGADPEPSTMGIVGTLALATNVIVALMLFRFREGDANMRSVWICSRNDAIGNIAVLGAALGVFGTGQAWPDLLVASIMAGLAFWGSIEVFGQARRELAHE
- a CDS encoding DUF3703 domain-containing protein — encoded protein: MNSNTISSRNAFLAEEYRRAAKAAKEQNFEEAWHHLERAHVVAQDRFGPHCVAHLRMLRLAWRVGDWREVRGQMFRLALAPLGNATGKLPVGNTGRSNVSAFTRMEIEPEIRRVLGLSPTRNDCSSKKSVW
- a CDS encoding TolC family protein, translating into MFAISWRAAPVWGLILALSTGPASAQDPRVVTLDDALELSGVAAEADTATTNPRLVGPRAESEAAAALVDQARLRPNPEVSFEVENLAGSGAFSGLQATEYTLSVGQRLELGGKRSARVSAAEAQAGLASLRADLTTVELGQLVRERYLTAVAAAARVELAQDVVARNEELARIAGVLVEVGREPPLRALRADAALAEARAHLVEAEAESLSARTALAALWAGGEAPFVPAEFPNVLPPASLMADATESLTYRVARAESTAAAAEIERQRTLRIPDPTVSAGVRRFGESGDNAFLVGVSIPLPFRDRNQGNVAAAEARLRAANAREAVALADYEQAVASARARYLGAEARVETLSRTSLPQAEEALRLVSIGYRNGRFPLIEVLAAAEARDTIREALIAAREQRGLAAAELIGLAAQ
- a CDS encoding efflux RND transporter periplasmic adaptor subunit gives rise to the protein MIRRNLAILVGIVIAIGALTLIFWPTAKDDDHTEEEAEAETPEGVVTLSEEQISEAAIQLTAVRSGAAVELVFPATVAASPTASARIDARASGVVRSVGKTLGDYVSRGETVARIESADAAALASQLSAARARVGELSAAYERERRLFEANVTARQDLEAAQANLSVARSELQRAQAAVAAAGVSGDGRSLAVTSPLAGRITAAPIVLGAFVNAGEELYSVVDPNGLQIEVALPSAEASRIQPGDEAVLVVGDGREIGARVRSVTPSLDPESRSATAVLSLSRGIPGLQPGAFLQARIRPSGEIDRDRIAVPEDAIQVVEGRDVVFVRTKTGFQAREVQVGTRSAGMVTILSGLQEGWRIAVANAFLLKAELGKEGAEHGH